The genomic DNA CCAATCCATGAGTTCTACATCACGGACTTAAGCAGCAGCAACGGTACCAGAGTCAATCATCGGCAGCTTGTCCCCTCAGAACAATATCGGCTACAGGATGGCGACCTGTTGCAGTTGGGCGGACTGCGACTTGAGTTTCTAATGGCGGCTCAGGACAGAATAGCAACGATCGATGAATCGACCTGCTACTAATCGACCTGCGACCCGGAGGCATCTCCCAAAAGCCAAAGAGAGAACTAAAAACAAAAACAAGGGCACATTCGCTGTGCCCCTTTTTGATCGTAATGATTTGATCGTAATATTTGCGATTGCCGTACTGCGCTTATCGTGACAGTGGCGATCGTGATGCCTTGCCCAGTCAGTTCTGACAGAACGGCACTCTAGCGCTGCGGATCTTAGCGGAAACGGCGCTTCCGGCGTGCCATGACTGCTTTACGCTTGCGCTTCTCTAATGGCGTCTCGAAGTGGCGATGGCATTTGACATCTGCCAGAATACCCGCCTTGGATACCTGCCGCTTAAACCGACGCAGGGCTGATTCAATTCCTTCGTTTTCTCCTAGGACCACTTGGGTCATGCTTACTGCTCCTTTTCTAAGATGTGAATGGGGTCAACAAGAGAATTAGGGGTAAGACGATCGAATCACTATCCGGGAAAACTGACGTAATTTGGACAGACAGAATAATTCCTGCGTAACCATTCCTCGTCAGCCGAACAACGATGACTGCGATCGCTGCTAGACGGGCAATCTGGGTGAGCAGCGCAATTTCTCCTGCCGCCCGCATCCCCATCTCCACCACTGCAAAGTTATGGTCGGGCGTGAGTTCCAGCAGCGTTTTTGGGACACCAATCTCGTTGTTATAGTTCGCCTGGGTTTTGAGTACCTTTCCCTGCGTCGCTAAAACTGCCGCAATCAGTTCC from Leptolyngbya ohadii IS1 includes the following:
- the rpsU gene encoding 30S ribosomal protein S21, whose product is MTQVVLGENEGIESALRRFKRQVSKAGILADVKCHRHFETPLEKRKRKAVMARRKRRFR
- a CDS encoding Mur ligase family protein encodes the protein MRHQHPIRISTDSRSLQSGDLFVALRGERFDGNDYLAVAQAQGAIAAVTDKPPVGDSVKLSLPLLVVKDALQAYQTIGQWWRQQFSIPVIAVTGSVGKTTTKELIAAVLATQGKVLKTQANYNNEIGVPKTLLELTPDHNFAVVEMGMRAAGEIALLTQIARLAAIAVIVVRLTRNGYAGIILSVQITSVFPDSDSIVLPLILLLTPFTS